In Alphaproteobacteria bacterium, one genomic interval encodes:
- a CDS encoding NADH-quinone oxidoreductase subunit B (The point of entry for the majority of electrons that traverse the respiratory chain eventually resulting in the reduction of oxygen), translating to MNPTNQGLDEALYQEPIKVFQDHMDKEGFLVTQIDKLVTWAQNGSLWPMSFGLACCAVEMMQTAASRYDLDKYGVVFRPSPRQSDVMIVAGTLTNKMAPALRRVYDQMAEPRWVISMGSCANGGGYYHYSYSVVRGCDHIVPVDVYVPGCPPTAEALLYGIMQLKRKIQAKGYYKRSK from the coding sequence ATGAACCCAACAAATCAAGGCTTAGATGAAGCGCTTTATCAAGAGCCAATCAAGGTGTTTCAGGACCATATGGATAAAGAGGGATTCCTTGTTACGCAGATCGATAAGTTGGTGACTTGGGCACAGAATGGGTCGCTGTGGCCGATGAGCTTTGGTTTGGCGTGCTGTGCGGTTGAAATGATGCAAACCGCGGCCAGTCGTTATGATTTGGATAAGTATGGGGTGGTGTTCCGGCCCAGCCCGCGCCAATCAGATGTGATGATTGTGGCAGGGACGCTGACCAATAAAATGGCGCCGGCTTTGCGCCGGGTCTATGATCAAATGGCAGAGCCACGCTGGGTGATTTCCATGGGATCATGCGCCAATGGCGGTGGCTATTATCATTATTCGTATTCGGTGGTGCGGGGCTGTGACCATATCGTTCCGGTGGATGTCTATGTGCCAGGATGCCCGCCCACAGCGGAAGCATTGCTGTATGGGATTATGCAACTCAAGCGAAAAATCCAAGCAAAAGGGTATTATAAACGGTCAAAATGA
- a CDS encoding NADH-quinone oxidoreductase subunit A (Catalyzes the transfer of electrons from NADH to quinone), which produces MAHQYLPILLFFGVAGGLAATIIIASALLAKRNPDAEKCAPYECGFEPISQKTGKFDIRFYLIALLFIVFDLEIAFLFPWAIALKSLGWPGFLSMLLFLTTLTVGFVYEWKKGALEWS; this is translated from the coding sequence ATGGCACATCAATACTTACCAATTCTGCTTTTTTTTGGTGTTGCTGGGGGGCTGGCAGCAACGATCATCATCGCGTCTGCGTTGTTAGCCAAACGTAACCCTGACGCTGAAAAATGCGCCCCTTATGAGTGTGGTTTTGAGCCGATTTCTCAGAAAACAGGGAAGTTTGATATTCGTTTTTATCTGATCGCGTTGCTGTTTATTGTCTTTGATTTAGAGATCGCGTTCTTGTTTCCGTGGGCAATCGCCTTGAAAAGCTTAGGTTGGCCGGGGTTTTTGTCGATGCTTCTCTTTTTAACCACGTTGACGGTTGGATTTGTTTATGAATGGAAAAAGGGAGCGTTGGAGTGGTCATGA
- a CDS encoding NADH-quinone oxidoreductase subunit C yields MPNFKQNTPLFALKCALFDQKQPLFERYLYTFDELTVWVSPETLTEAISFLKKDPRFSFEQLIDVTAVDYPDREMRFEVVYHLLSHQTGLRLRVKTETAPETSVPSVVDLYPSACWWECEAWDMFGILFEGNPDHRRLLTDYGFEGHPLRKDFPVTGYYQVAYDDVQKKVVHQPVALQQEFREYDFESPWEGIGQLFDKDKPAGDEDGAGEKEHG; encoded by the coding sequence ATGCCTAATTTCAAGCAAAACACCCCCCTTTTTGCGTTAAAATGCGCTCTTTTTGATCAAAAACAGCCTCTTTTCGAGCGGTATTTATATACCTTTGATGAATTAACTGTTTGGGTTTCACCGGAAACGTTAACAGAGGCGATTTCGTTTTTAAAAAAGGATCCTCGCTTTTCCTTTGAGCAGCTGATTGATGTGACCGCTGTGGATTATCCCGATCGAGAGATGCGCTTTGAGGTGGTCTATCATTTGTTGAGCCATCAAACAGGATTACGCCTTCGGGTGAAAACGGAGACAGCGCCCGAGACGTCTGTGCCGTCTGTGGTGGATCTGTATCCAAGTGCGTGTTGGTGGGAGTGTGAGGCGTGGGACATGTTCGGTATTTTATTTGAGGGTAATCCCGATCATCGCCGCCTGCTGACAGATTATGGTTTTGAGGGGCATCCGCTGCGGAAAGACTTTCCGGTGACCGGATATTACCAAGTGGCGTATGATGACGTGCAGAAAAAAGTGGTGCACCAACCAGTGGCGTTGCAGCAAGAGTTTCGTGAGTATGATTTTGAAAGCCCGTGGGAAGGAATAGGCCAGCTTTTTGATAAAGACAAACCCGCGGGCGATGAGGACGGCGCCGGAGAAAAAGAACATGGTTAA